The Paenibacillus sp. sequence ATTGCCTTCGCCGTACGCGACGGATCGGATGACGATTCCCTCTACTCGGTATAACATGCCTCGGTTTCATCTTCCCCCGGGATCGCGTCCATGTCGATACCGGAAACGGCCTTCACCTGGTCCCATTCGCGGTATAGCATATAAGCATCTAC is a genomic window containing:
- a CDS encoding YqzL family protein — its product is MRDFSWTYFTLTGDVDAYMLYREWDQVKAVSGIDMDAIPGEDETEACYTE